In Bacillus sp. KH172YL63, one genomic interval encodes:
- a CDS encoding GH36-type glycosyl hydrolase domain-containing protein produces MNATHQLVSGDLQFTFLNSGDIFQISHSSTMVNQLLTNPIDGSLNNLYLRIYQPDGYEFIPLTGVGSPGEVRFSRSQVKWSGSWKQLQYHVTFTLSQTGIWFWDVSVEGDDAEIDVIYGQDLGLADAGAVRSNEAYMSQYIDHKVFADDERGYVVCSRQNQPQSSGFPYVQQGSIGKAAGYSTDGFQFFGLSYKETNQPEILSKPTLANEVYQYEFAYTALQSRKVKLAGKERFVFYGLFKENHPEAVTTLEFQEEVEREWEEVQEMNESVTDVPGGKVRRSLELGDPLFTQEVTKEEIEELFPHRHTEEWEDGRLLSFFTDTHEHVVLKAKELIVERPHGHILMSGGNHERTEGTITSTSFMYGVFNSQLVIGNTSFNKMLTNTRNHLNIMKTSGQRIYVEMEGEYRLLTMPSLFELGFNYARWYYKTGDETLIVTNYTTVDSPEVRLNVRSRTGKEYRYLVSNQIGMNNNEYEVPYQLDREGEILTITAEPQSDSGTTYPDLCYHIKVDGSSMTVEDEGRLAENVESGSASLCVMSLSETSDWTMTIQGNLCGGKASFETRDVNKEIERYRKYYHEVMNRFHLSQHGEETAGLAKVNALAWWYTHNMLVHYSVPHGLEQYGGAAWGTRDVCQGPTEYFLSTHNYKAVKDIIKTVYSHQYEDEGNWPQWFMFDRYYQIQQDDSHGDIIVWPLKVVGDYIAATGDDSILHEEIPYTIRGSFDFSEEGATLLDHIHKQIGYMKGHFLHDTFLSSYGDGDWDDTLQPANAQLKQFMASSWTVALTYQVLNQLAEVLEGKLDEEAAGLKELAAGIQNDYHRYILQDEVIPGFVYMENPDHPEWMLHPADTKTGIDYRLLPMNRSIISELFTPEQAASHYQLIKEHLYCPDGVRLMNRPANYDGGVSTHFKRAEQAANFGREIGLQYVHAHIRFVEAMAKLGYKEEVWKGLEIINPVGLKDVVPHAERRQSNTYFSSSDGKFNTRYEAQERFHELREGTVPVKGGWRIYSSGPGIYMNQLISNCLGIRQEAEGLIIDPVLPDTLDGLTFHFSCMNHPVVFTYHLGQGNSRILVNGEQVETENVSNRYRSAGVRINRKDLDQLLHEEENKIEIYV; encoded by the coding sequence ATGAATGCTACACATCAGCTTGTATCGGGAGATCTTCAATTCACCTTTTTAAATAGTGGTGATATTTTTCAAATCAGCCATTCATCCACGATGGTCAATCAATTATTGACCAATCCGATCGATGGTTCCTTAAATAATCTATATCTACGTATCTATCAGCCTGATGGATACGAATTTATTCCTTTAACCGGGGTAGGCTCACCTGGGGAAGTCCGATTTTCCCGGTCTCAGGTGAAATGGTCCGGGAGCTGGAAACAGCTTCAGTATCATGTCACCTTTACATTATCACAAACCGGTATTTGGTTTTGGGATGTATCTGTAGAGGGAGATGATGCAGAGATCGATGTGATTTACGGCCAGGATTTAGGTCTGGCAGATGCAGGTGCAGTCCGTTCCAATGAAGCTTACATGTCCCAATATATCGACCACAAAGTATTTGCGGATGATGAGAGGGGATATGTTGTGTGCTCCCGTCAAAATCAGCCCCAGTCCAGTGGATTCCCTTATGTCCAGCAAGGATCAATCGGAAAGGCGGCAGGCTACTCAACGGACGGATTCCAATTTTTCGGGCTGTCATACAAGGAGACGAATCAGCCTGAAATCCTGTCGAAACCTACGCTAGCAAATGAGGTTTATCAATATGAATTTGCTTATACGGCACTTCAGTCCAGGAAGGTCAAATTAGCAGGGAAAGAACGGTTTGTCTTTTATGGATTATTTAAGGAAAACCATCCTGAAGCGGTCACCACGCTTGAATTCCAGGAAGAAGTAGAGAGGGAATGGGAGGAAGTGCAGGAAATGAATGAATCTGTCACTGATGTTCCCGGAGGCAAGGTGAGGCGGTCCCTGGAATTGGGAGATCCCCTCTTTACACAAGAAGTGACCAAAGAAGAAATCGAGGAATTGTTTCCTCATCGCCATACGGAGGAGTGGGAGGATGGACGGCTGCTGTCTTTCTTCACTGACACCCATGAGCATGTGGTGTTGAAAGCAAAAGAATTGATTGTTGAACGCCCTCATGGACATATCCTGATGTCAGGGGGGAATCATGAGCGTACGGAGGGCACGATCACATCCACATCTTTCATGTATGGGGTTTTTAATTCTCAGCTGGTGATAGGAAATACTTCATTTAACAAGATGCTGACAAATACAAGGAATCATCTCAATATCATGAAAACATCCGGCCAGCGCATCTATGTTGAAATGGAGGGGGAATATCGTCTGCTGACCATGCCTTCCCTGTTTGAACTGGGCTTTAATTATGCCCGCTGGTACTACAAGACCGGTGACGAGACGCTCATCGTCACCAATTATACGACCGTTGATTCACCTGAAGTCCGCCTGAATGTCAGGTCCAGGACCGGGAAGGAGTACCGCTACCTCGTTTCAAATCAGATCGGGATGAACAACAATGAATATGAAGTACCTTATCAGCTTGATAGAGAAGGAGAAATCCTCACTATCACTGCAGAACCCCAATCAGACAGCGGTACGACTTACCCAGATCTTTGCTATCATATCAAGGTCGATGGCTCATCTATGACAGTAGAGGATGAGGGGAGACTGGCGGAGAATGTCGAGTCTGGCAGTGCATCGCTTTGTGTCATGTCCCTATCAGAGACATCTGATTGGACGATGACGATCCAAGGCAACCTTTGTGGAGGGAAGGCATCGTTCGAAACACGTGATGTGAATAAGGAAATTGAGCGGTACCGTAAGTATTATCATGAGGTGATGAATCGATTCCACCTTTCACAACACGGAGAGGAGACGGCTGGATTGGCGAAAGTCAATGCTCTTGCCTGGTGGTACACCCATAATATGCTTGTTCATTATTCAGTGCCCCACGGGTTGGAACAATACGGCGGGGCTGCCTGGGGGACGAGGGACGTATGTCAGGGACCGACGGAATATTTCCTTTCGACCCATAACTACAAAGCGGTGAAGGATATTATCAAAACGGTCTATTCCCATCAGTATGAAGACGAGGGCAACTGGCCACAGTGGTTCATGTTTGACCGCTATTATCAGATCCAGCAGGATGACAGTCACGGGGATATCATCGTATGGCCGTTGAAAGTCGTCGGTGATTATATTGCGGCGACCGGTGATGACAGTATCCTTCATGAAGAGATCCCCTATACGATCAGGGGCAGCTTTGACTTTTCTGAGGAAGGGGCAACACTCCTCGATCATATTCATAAACAAATCGGCTATATGAAAGGTCATTTCCTTCATGATACATTCCTTTCCTCATACGGGGACGGTGACTGGGATGATACGCTGCAGCCGGCAAATGCCCAGCTTAAACAGTTCATGGCAAGCAGTTGGACCGTCGCCCTGACTTATCAGGTTTTGAATCAACTGGCAGAGGTGCTGGAAGGGAAGCTTGATGAAGAAGCGGCCGGATTGAAAGAACTTGCTGCAGGGATACAGAATGACTATCATCGCTATATATTGCAGGATGAAGTGATTCCCGGCTTTGTCTACATGGAAAATCCCGATCATCCGGAATGGATGCTGCACCCGGCCGATACGAAAACAGGCATAGATTACCGCCTTCTGCCGATGAACCGGAGCATCATTTCTGAATTGTTCACTCCTGAACAGGCAGCATCACATTATCAATTAATCAAGGAGCATCTCTATTGTCCTGACGGGGTCCGATTGATGAACCGGCCTGCAAACTATGACGGCGGGGTCAGTACACATTTTAAGCGGGCAGAACAAGCAGCCAACTTCGGACGGGAAATCGGCCTCCAATATGTGCATGCCCACATCCGTTTTGTAGAGGCGATGGCGAAACTCGGGTACAAGGAAGAAGTGTGGAAGGGGCTTGAAATCATCAATCCTGTCGGGCTGAAAGATGTCGTTCCTCATGCTGAAAGAAGACAAAGCAACACGTATTTCAGCTCTTCGGACGGAAAGTTTAACACGAGATATGAAGCACAAGAACGTTTTCATGAACTACGGGAAGGAACGGTGCCGGTTAAGGGCGGCTGGAGAATTTACTCGAGCGGACCAGGTATCTATATGAATCAATTGATCTCCAACTGTCTTGGCATCAGGCAAGAAGCAGAGGGTCTGATCATTGATCCGGTATTGCCGGATACATTAGACGGGCTGACCTTTCACTTTAGCTGCATGAACCACCCGGTTGTTTTCACTTACCACTTGGGACAGGGGAATTCCCGCATCTTAGTGAATGGTGAACAGGTGGAGACGGAAAACGTTTCGAACCGATACCGCAGTGCCGGGGTGAGGATCAACCGGAAGGACCTTGATCAACTCCTCCATGAAGAAGAAAATAAGATTGAGATATATGTATAA
- a CDS encoding carbohydrate ABC transporter permease yields MSNGFKRITNNTHPYVFIAPAVIILAVFSIIPIIVAFFISFTDLDLKGLADWSNISFIGLENYSKLITDELFHKSILNTLFYVVIGVPLVIVFSLGIALLLNYGTSSLFKVFRSVYYMPSITNIIAVAVVWGFLYNTEYGLFNYILSLLDVEKIPWLGEPTIAKLSLIVLAVWKGIGINMIIFLAALQGIPKSYYEAAEMDGANRLQVLFNVTIPLLRYATFFVTVTTLIGWLQFFEEPFVMTNGGPLDGTISMALFIYQKGFQFSEFGYAAAGSFILFIFIIFITLAQFKIRKSDTEY; encoded by the coding sequence ATGAGCAATGGATTCAAAAGAATCACAAACAATACACATCCATATGTGTTTATAGCGCCTGCGGTCATCATTTTAGCAGTCTTCAGTATCATCCCTATTATTGTGGCATTCTTTATCAGCTTTACAGATCTGGATTTAAAAGGTCTTGCCGATTGGTCGAATATCAGCTTTATCGGCCTGGAGAACTATTCAAAACTGATTACGGATGAGCTGTTTCATAAGTCGATCCTGAATACCCTGTTTTACGTAGTGATCGGCGTCCCGCTTGTCATCGTCTTCTCACTGGGGATTGCATTATTGCTGAATTACGGGACAAGTTCCCTCTTCAAGGTATTCAGAAGCGTCTACTACATGCCATCCATTACAAACATCATTGCAGTCGCTGTTGTATGGGGCTTCCTGTATAACACAGAATACGGTTTATTCAACTACATCCTGTCACTCCTTGATGTGGAGAAAATTCCTTGGTTAGGAGAGCCAACGATTGCCAAGTTATCGTTGATTGTTTTAGCTGTATGGAAGGGTATCGGAATTAATATGATCATCTTTCTCGCTGCCTTACAGGGAATCCCGAAGTCATATTATGAAGCCGCTGAAATGGACGGGGCCAATAGATTGCAAGTCTTATTCAACGTGACGATCCCCCTTCTCAGGTACGCGACCTTCTTCGTGACCGTCACGACCTTGATCGGCTGGCTGCAATTCTTCGAAGAGCCCTTTGTCATGACGAACGGCGGACCACTGGACGGAACGATCTCCATGGCCCTCTTCATCTATCAAAAAGGCTTCCAATTCAGTGAATTCGGATATGCCGCGGCTGGTTCCTTTATCTTGTTTATCTTTATCATCTTCATCACACTAGCTCAATTCAAAATCAGAAAATCTGATACAGAATATTAA
- the bglX gene encoding beta-glucosidase BglX has protein sequence MNNSKLTRLLDQMTLDEKVAQLTQLATPFFKGAGDQGEITGPMEDMGIDEDAVRNCGSVLGASGAREVKNIQRAHLEDNRLGIPLLVMSDIVHGFKTIFPVPLAIGCSWDLELAEKSAEIAAREAAVSGVHVTFAPMVDLVRDPRWGRVMESTGEDPFLNSQFARAFVRGFQGNDLTGDHMRVAACVKHFAAYGAAEGGRDYNTVDMSERELRETYLPAYQAALDEGCEMVMTAFNTVFGIPATGNEKLMRSILREEMGFDGILISDWGAVKEMIPHGVAEDEKEAALKAIKAGVDIEMMTAAYVKYLKTLVEEKQVDISVIDEAVMRILTLKEKLGLFENPYRGGDEQLEKELIMSPEHRASARKLAEKSTVLLKNDNVLPLRPDQKVSLIGPFAQNPDILGPWSWLGSKEEAVTLWDGMKGKAACDFLNSAKGADIESVSEEQLQEAERAAMEADVIVLALGEDSDMSGEAGCRANIQLPDAQLKLVERMKSLNKPMVAVLFNGRPLDLHGVIDKADAVLEAWYPGTEGGAAIAELLYGDANPSGRLTMSFPYSVGQVPVYYNHFNTGRPKGAPDAQVRYVSQYLDIPNDPLLPFGFGLSYTSFQYRDLAVSGDELTLDEPLSVSVNVTNSGDLEGEEVVQLYIRDVSGEVIRPIKELKDFRKISLKPGETKKVTFTVSEEQLRYHHSDLRYESDPGLFTFFVGPNSHEGMSHPFTLVK, from the coding sequence ATGAATAACAGCAAACTGACTCGGCTGCTAGATCAAATGACGCTTGATGAAAAGGTCGCCCAGCTTACCCAACTGGCTACTCCGTTCTTTAAAGGGGCCGGTGATCAAGGGGAAATCACAGGTCCGATGGAGGACATGGGAATTGATGAGGATGCAGTACGGAATTGTGGATCTGTATTGGGCGCATCAGGTGCCAGGGAAGTCAAAAATATTCAACGGGCCCATTTGGAAGATAACCGGCTCGGGATCCCTTTGTTGGTCATGTCGGATATCGTGCATGGTTTCAAGACGATATTCCCTGTGCCGCTTGCAATCGGTTGCTCGTGGGATTTGGAGTTGGCAGAGAAGAGTGCGGAAATTGCAGCTAGAGAGGCTGCCGTGTCAGGGGTACATGTGACGTTTGCCCCGATGGTTGACCTCGTCCGGGATCCCCGCTGGGGCAGGGTGATGGAATCGACAGGGGAAGACCCGTTTTTGAATAGTCAATTTGCAAGGGCGTTCGTAAGAGGATTTCAAGGGAATGATCTCACCGGTGATCATATGCGGGTGGCAGCGTGTGTAAAACACTTCGCCGCATATGGAGCAGCTGAAGGGGGACGGGACTATAACACAGTCGATATGTCTGAGCGGGAACTTAGGGAAACCTACTTGCCTGCCTATCAAGCGGCGTTGGATGAAGGCTGTGAAATGGTGATGACGGCATTTAATACAGTGTTCGGAATTCCGGCCACCGGGAATGAAAAGCTGATGCGTTCGATTCTCCGGGAAGAAATGGGGTTTGACGGCATTCTGATTTCCGATTGGGGGGCGGTCAAAGAAATGATCCCCCATGGTGTGGCAGAGGATGAGAAGGAAGCTGCCCTGAAAGCGATCAAGGCAGGAGTCGATATTGAAATGATGACCGCTGCGTATGTGAAATATTTAAAAACGCTTGTGGAAGAAAAGCAGGTAGATATATCGGTCATTGATGAGGCTGTCATGCGTATTCTGACGCTGAAAGAAAAACTCGGATTGTTCGAAAACCCTTATCGGGGTGGTGATGAACAGCTTGAAAAAGAGTTGATCATGAGCCCTGAACATCGAGCGTCTGCCCGGAAGCTTGCGGAAAAGTCCACCGTTCTGTTGAAAAACGACAATGTGCTCCCATTGAGACCCGATCAGAAAGTGTCACTCATAGGGCCGTTTGCTCAAAATCCTGATATATTGGGGCCTTGGTCATGGCTTGGATCGAAAGAAGAGGCAGTGACATTGTGGGACGGGATGAAAGGAAAAGCTGCCTGTGACTTCCTGAACTCAGCAAAGGGGGCTGACATTGAATCGGTTTCAGAAGAGCAGTTGCAGGAAGCGGAAAGAGCAGCGATGGAAGCAGACGTCATCGTCCTTGCCCTCGGTGAGGATTCTGACATGAGCGGAGAGGCAGGATGCAGGGCAAATATTCAACTCCCTGATGCCCAATTGAAACTTGTAGAAAGAATGAAATCATTGAATAAACCGATGGTCGCTGTTCTGTTTAATGGAAGGCCGCTTGATCTTCACGGGGTGATCGACAAGGCTGATGCGGTCCTCGAGGCCTGGTATCCGGGAACCGAAGGCGGTGCGGCAATCGCTGAACTCCTATACGGGGATGCAAATCCTTCCGGAAGGCTGACGATGTCGTTTCCTTATAGTGTCGGGCAAGTTCCTGTTTACTATAATCATTTCAATACAGGCAGGCCAAAGGGGGCACCGGATGCCCAAGTCCGTTATGTATCCCAATACCTGGACATCCCCAATGATCCGCTCCTGCCTTTCGGTTTCGGATTGAGCTATACCTCTTTTCAGTATCGTGATTTGGCTGTTTCAGGAGATGAACTGACACTGGACGAACCGCTGTCAGTCTCAGTAAACGTTACGAACAGCGGAGATTTAGAGGGAGAGGAAGTCGTCCAGCTGTATATCCGGGATGTGAGCGGTGAGGTCATCCGCCCGATCAAGGAGCTGAAAGATTTCCGGAAAATCTCCCTGAAGCCCGGAGAGACGAAGAAGGTCACCTTCACCGTTTCAGAAGAACAGCTCCGGTATCATCATTCAGATTTGCGGTATGAAAGCGATCCGGGATTGTTCACGTTTTTTGTGGGACCGAACTCTCATGAAGGAATGAGTCATCCATTTACATTGGTAAAATAG
- a CDS encoding LiaF transmembrane domain-containing protein, with protein sequence MRTWRVGSISMGTLLLFLGVLLLLSQLAGWDSSHVLAGWWPVLLIVLGAEILVYLFQSKEEKPLLKYDFLSILFVGFIGMIGIGFTVLQATGLMDQVHRLYESEVKTGNLPVYEHKVGDDIKRIVVRAEHQPLTVETNTGKELSVFGTYRSDQSGKGSLLSGPEDYLMAKEKGDTLYITLKSLPETNGWIQARNEMEPTLIVPASVSLEISGDYNEITLKPRTLSSSWAVSSVSIVNLLLSSTENANISAENVGSIHGEDENWQPAQTAEAEAGEGDYSDGSGYHSGTLTLGNGQHPITITNADQLNVSIKD encoded by the coding sequence ATGAGGACGTGGAGAGTCGGATCGATATCAATGGGGACCCTGCTCCTATTCCTGGGAGTGCTATTGCTGCTTTCCCAACTGGCTGGGTGGGATTCATCCCATGTGCTGGCAGGATGGTGGCCGGTGCTCCTGATCGTGTTGGGTGCGGAAATACTGGTGTATCTGTTTCAATCGAAGGAGGAAAAGCCTCTATTAAAATATGATTTCCTGAGCATTCTTTTTGTAGGATTCATCGGGATGATTGGAATCGGATTCACAGTCCTGCAGGCGACCGGACTGATGGATCAGGTGCACAGATTGTATGAATCTGAAGTGAAAACCGGGAATCTCCCTGTTTATGAACACAAAGTGGGGGATGACATCAAGCGGATTGTCGTGCGTGCAGAACATCAACCTCTGACAGTCGAAACGAATACAGGTAAAGAATTGAGCGTATTCGGGACGTACCGTTCCGATCAAAGCGGAAAAGGTTCACTGCTGTCCGGCCCGGAAGATTATCTCATGGCGAAGGAAAAAGGGGACACGCTTTATATCACGTTAAAAAGTCTCCCAGAAACCAATGGGTGGATACAGGCAAGAAATGAAATGGAACCGACTCTTATTGTACCGGCTTCCGTGTCCCTTGAAATTTCCGGTGACTACAACGAAATCACCCTGAAACCGAGAACTCTTTCAAGCTCATGGGCGGTATCGAGTGTATCAATCGTCAACCTGCTCCTCTCCTCAACAGAAAATGCAAACATCTCTGCAGAAAATGTAGGTAGCATTCACGGGGAAGACGAGAATTGGCAGCCTGCACAAACCGCTGAAGCCGAAGCAGGCGAAGGCGACTACAGTGATGGCAGTGGATACCACAGCGGTACCCTCACACTCGGGAATGGCCAACACCCCATCACCATCACCAACGCAGATCAGCTGAACGTATCCATTAAAGACTGA
- a CDS encoding sugar ABC transporter substrate-binding protein encodes MKKKTWAVFMTCLLALSAVLAGCGGNGESEDGKKTITVWAMGEEGKKLSKLADQFEKENEDIKVKVQAIPWDTAHDKLLTAVASKNGPDVLQLGTTWVPEFADAGALLDLTPYLEDYPDFKPDNYFAGSADSMTYDDQIVGIPWYIDTRVLYYRTDLLKEVGYDQAPATWEELKDAATKLNDRGDDVYGLDIDRNDQITPFIFAWQNGYEFEGKDQMNFDSPEFKEAMEYYTSFFKEGLSPTTEGMDIIQAFKDGVKPMFFSGPWMINIINDQAPDLKDKWSAAVMPKKEKNTSSMGGANFSIFHNSENVDESLKFISFVNEVDTQMEWLDMSNTLPSRKEAWEEPKLKDDPLLSVFGEQLKSTSASPQITEFEKIAQEFLSTIEKVTVGGADLDKELKAFNKKAEEIVED; translated from the coding sequence ATGAAAAAGAAAACATGGGCTGTCTTCATGACCTGCCTCCTTGCCCTGTCGGCTGTACTTGCCGGATGCGGCGGAAATGGTGAATCTGAAGACGGAAAGAAAACGATCACTGTATGGGCAATGGGTGAAGAAGGAAAGAAACTGAGTAAGCTCGCTGATCAATTCGAAAAGGAAAACGAAGATATTAAAGTAAAGGTACAGGCCATTCCTTGGGATACGGCTCATGACAAACTCTTGACCGCTGTCGCTTCGAAAAACGGCCCTGATGTCCTGCAGCTTGGCACCACATGGGTACCTGAATTCGCTGATGCAGGGGCATTGCTTGATTTGACCCCTTACCTGGAGGATTATCCGGATTTCAAACCTGATAACTACTTTGCAGGTTCGGCCGACTCTATGACGTATGACGATCAAATCGTCGGAATCCCATGGTACATCGATACCCGGGTATTATACTACCGTACTGACTTACTGAAAGAAGTCGGCTACGATCAGGCACCCGCTACGTGGGAGGAATTAAAGGACGCTGCGACGAAATTAAATGACAGAGGCGATGACGTGTACGGTCTTGATATCGACCGGAACGACCAAATCACTCCATTCATTTTCGCATGGCAAAATGGTTATGAGTTTGAAGGAAAAGATCAAATGAACTTTGACAGCCCTGAATTCAAAGAGGCGATGGAATATTACACAAGCTTCTTTAAAGAAGGACTCAGCCCGACCACTGAAGGGATGGATATCATCCAGGCCTTTAAAGACGGCGTGAAGCCAATGTTCTTCAGCGGTCCATGGATGATCAATATCATCAATGACCAGGCACCTGACCTGAAAGATAAATGGTCAGCGGCCGTCATGCCTAAGAAAGAAAAGAATACATCCAGCATGGGTGGGGCTAACTTCTCAATCTTCCATAATTCCGAGAATGTGGATGAGTCGTTGAAATTCATTTCATTCGTCAATGAAGTGGACACACAAATGGAATGGCTGGACATGTCGAATACACTTCCTTCAAGGAAAGAAGCATGGGAAGAACCGAAATTAAAAGATGATCCACTGTTATCCGTGTTTGGTGAGCAGCTGAAATCAACAAGCGCTTCACCACAAATCACTGAATTCGAAAAGATTGCACAGGAATTCCTCTCAACCATCGAAAAGGTGACGGTTGGCGGCGCTGACTTGGACAAAGAATTGAAAGCATTCAATAAAAAAGCAGAAGAAATCGTGGAAGATTAA
- a CDS encoding sigma-70 family RNA polymerase sigma factor, protein MDQLVEKARNGSEHAFRMLIEKHKQYVFTCVYGVLRNQKDAEDASQEVWMKIYSSLPRYENQGFKTWVTRIAVNHAIDCKRKVGRKRAELTEELPEKEMRDSVEVRLLKKEQKELVQKHLEDVPDSYRRVIEGFYIEDKTYQQLAKEEHVQVKTIEMKLYRARRWIRKHWKEEDFI, encoded by the coding sequence GTGGATCAGCTAGTTGAAAAAGCAAGGAATGGCAGTGAGCATGCATTCAGGATGTTAATCGAAAAACATAAGCAGTATGTGTTCACCTGTGTGTATGGGGTTTTGAGAAATCAGAAGGATGCTGAAGATGCGTCGCAGGAAGTATGGATGAAGATCTACTCCTCTCTTCCCCGCTATGAGAATCAAGGCTTCAAGACATGGGTAACAAGGATTGCAGTGAATCATGCGATAGATTGCAAGCGAAAGGTTGGGAGAAAGAGAGCCGAGCTTACAGAAGAGCTTCCCGAGAAGGAAATGAGGGATTCTGTCGAAGTCAGGCTGCTAAAAAAAGAACAAAAGGAGCTTGTGCAGAAGCATCTTGAGGATGTACCTGATTCGTATAGAAGGGTGATCGAAGGGTTCTACATAGAAGACAAAACGTATCAGCAGCTGGCAAAAGAAGAGCATGTCCAGGTGAAGACGATTGAAATGAAATTGTACCGTGCCAGGCGTTGGATCAGGAAGCATTGGAAGGAGGAGGATTTCATTTGA
- a CDS encoding carbohydrate ABC transporter permease, producing MKANIMKRRIEKSAVILFMIIGGVIVSIPFIWMISSSFKPESEVLQIPPSILPENPTLENYVNLFESMNFGVYLRNTIIIVLFSFLGLFFNAMAGYGFAKFHFKGKERIFYIVLATMMIPAQVTMIPVYLILNEMGLTNTMAGIILPGLAAAFSIFLFRQFMTTIPTDLLEAARLDGAGEFYIFFKLIVPIAKPIFAVQGILTFIGAWNSFLWPLIIANDESLYTLSVGLSLLQGQYGNNFGLQMAGAAFMVVPIIIIFSFFQKYIVEGFTMSGIK from the coding sequence ATGAAAGCAAATATAATGAAACGGCGGATCGAAAAATCAGCGGTTATTCTCTTCATGATCATCGGAGGCGTCATTGTTTCGATTCCATTCATCTGGATGATCTCCAGCTCATTCAAACCTGAAAGTGAAGTACTGCAAATACCGCCTAGCATATTGCCAGAGAACCCTACTCTCGAAAACTATGTCAACCTGTTTGAAAGCATGAACTTCGGTGTCTATCTGCGGAATACGATTATCATCGTCCTGTTCTCATTCCTTGGATTATTCTTTAACGCCATGGCAGGATACGGCTTTGCCAAATTCCATTTCAAAGGGAAGGAAAGAATCTTCTATATCGTTCTTGCGACGATGATGATCCCTGCCCAGGTCACGATGATTCCCGTCTATTTGATTTTGAACGAAATGGGATTGACGAATACGATGGCCGGGATCATTCTGCCTGGACTGGCTGCGGCCTTCAGTATTTTCCTGTTCCGGCAATTCATGACGACGATTCCGACTGACCTCCTCGAAGCAGCGCGCCTGGACGGGGCCGGGGAGTTCTATATCTTCTTCAAATTAATTGTCCCGATCGCAAAGCCGATCTTTGCCGTACAAGGGATCCTGACCTTCATCGGTGCGTGGAACAGTTTCTTGTGGCCATTGATCATCGCCAACGACGAAAGCCTTTATACCCTCTCGGTGGGACTATCCCTCCTTCAGGGACAGTATGGAAATAACTTCGGCCTGCAGATGGCCGGCGCCGCCTTCATGGTCGTGCCGATCATCATCATCTTCTCCTTCTTCCAAAAGTACATTGTTGAAGGCTTTACGATGTCTGGCATCAAATAA